In Arvicanthis niloticus isolate mArvNil1 chromosome 10, mArvNil1.pat.X, whole genome shotgun sequence, a single genomic region encodes these proteins:
- the Creg1 gene encoding protein CREG1 isoform X1, with protein MAACAPALARSLLAALLVPALVALLVSPAWGRGGRDHGDWDVDRRLPPLPPRDDGPRMARFVTHVSDWGSLATISTIKEVRGRPFADIISVSDGPPGEGTGEPYMYLSPMQQAVNDLQENPEATLTMSLAQTVYCRNQGFDPQSPLCVHIMMSGTVTKVNETEEDYARNSLFIRHPEMKHWPSSHKWFFAKLEITNIWVLDYFGGPKVVTPEEYFNVTLQ; from the exons ATGGCTGCCTGTGCTCCTGCGCTCGCGCGCTCCCTGCTTGCTGCCCTTCTGGTGCCCGCGCTTGTGGCACTACTGGTGTCGCCGGCCTGGGGTCGCGGAGGCCGGGACCACGGGGACTGGGACGTGGACAGGCGACTGCCTCCGCTGCCACCCCGCGATGACGGGCCGCGCATGGCCCGCTTCGTGACTCACGTCTCCGACTGGGGCTCGCTGGCCACCATATCCACGATAAAGGAGGTTCGGGGCAGGCCCTTCGCGGATATTATCTCAGTTAGTGACGGTCCTCCGGGAGAAGGCACAGGCGAGCCCTACATGTACCTGAGTCCAATGCAGCAAGCAGTGAACGACCTGCAG gAAAATCCAGAGGCTACTCTGACTATGTCTCTAGCACAGACTGTCTACTGTAGGAACCAAGGATTTGATCCCCAGAGTcccctgtgtgtgcatataatgATGTCAGGAACTGTGACCAAG GTGAACGAGACGGAAGAGGACTACGCAAGGAATTCGCTGTTCATCCGGCACCCCGAGATGAAGCACTGGCCTTCCAGCCATAAGTGGTTCTTTGCTAAATTAGAAATAACCAATATCTGGGTCTTGGACTACTTTGGTGGACCTAAAGTAGTGACACCTGAAGAATATTTTAACGTCACACTGCA
- the Creg1 gene encoding protein CREG1 isoform X2, which translates to MAACAPALARSLLAALLVPALVALLVSPAWGRGGRDHGDWDVDRRLPPLPPRDDGPRMARFVTHVSDWGSLATISTIKEVRGRPFADIISVSDGPPGEGTGEPYMYLSPMQQAVNDLQENPEATLTMSLAQTVYCRNQGFDPQSPLCVHIMMSGTVTKVNETEEDYARNSLFIRHPEMKHWPSSHKWFFAKLEITNIWVLDYFGGPKVVTPEEYFNVTLQ; encoded by the exons ATGGCTGCCTGTGCTCCTGCGCTCGCGCGCTCCCTGCTTGCTGCCCTTCTGGTGCCCGCGCTTGTGGCACTACTGGTGTCGCCGGCCTGGGGTCGCGGAGGCCGGGACCACGGGGACTGGGACGTGGACAGGCGACTGCCTCCGCTGCCACCCCGCGATGACGGGCCGCGCATGGCCCGCTTCGTGACTCACGTCTCCGACTGGGGCTCGCTGGCCACCATATCCACGATAAAGGAGGTTCGGGGCAGGCCCTTCGCGGATATTATCTCAGTTAGTGACGGTCCTCCGGGAGAAGGCACAGGCGAGCCCTACATGTACCTGAGTCCAATGCAGCAAGCAGTGAACGACCTGCAG gAAAATCCAGAGGCTACTCTGACTATGTCTCTAGCACAGACTGTCTACTGTAGGAACCAAGGATTTGATCCCCAGAGTcccctgtgtgtgcatataatgATGTCAGGAACTGTGACCAAG GTGAACGAGACGGAAGAGGACTACGCAAGGAATTCGCTGTTCATCCGGCACCCCGAGATGAAGCACTGGCCTTCCAGCCATAAGTGGTTCTTTGCTAAATTAGAAATAACCAATATCTGGGTCTTGGACTACTTTGGTGGACCTAAAGTAGTGACACCTGAAGAATATTTTAACGTCACACTGCAGTAA